CTTAATCGGTTGCCGATGTCAAGTCATTTTTGAAAATTGTCTGTTCTGACAGCCGCAAACATTCAAATAATGCGGATATGCCAGTGCCTTCGGGCTTAGCCGGGCGGTTATTTGTAACCGAGAGTTTCCTTTATTGCCGCTGTGACCTTTTGGGAAACCAGGCTGTGCGTCTTTGGGCTTGGGTGCCAGTCCGCCACTATTCCGTCAGCATCCTCGTCCTGCATCGTAAGCGGAATAAACGTGATTCGTTCATTGCCTGTTTCACTCATGTATTTTCTGCGGACGTTTTCGATATTTTCCTCAAGCGAAGTTCCCATTACGCCGTAGGTCTGGAATATATAGGAATCTGGATTGAGCGAGCGTACCTTCTTCAGAAAATCGAGATAACCGTCTTCGAATTCCGCTTTTCTCTCATCTGTTGTCGCATAGTTCATATCGTTTGTTCCGAGATTTATAACTATAATATCCGGCTTGTACCTTTCAAAATCCCACTCGGTTTCCGAAACCGTGATACTATCCGCAAACTTATTATACGAAAAGCCGAGCTTGTCATAATATTGCGGTATTGTCTGCTGCGGAATCTTGTTCCCGTCATTCGTAAAGCCGGAAATAATTCCGTAGCCGCTCACCGAAACCATACTGTAGTCGGCGTTCAGCGCAAGAGCCGTTTTATACGCATACGCTTTTGTGACATCTTCTGTGGCTGTTTTGAAATGATGCTCCTTATCAGGATCGTCAACTCCGTATCCGCAGGTTATAGAATCGCCTATAAATTCCATCTTTATATTTTTTGCGGGCGCAGGCTCTATCTTTTCATCCTCCGCAATCATAACGGGCTTTATCCCGAATGTTGACATTGCGCACTCGGACAGCTTGATTATCCTTACATTCCTGCATTCTGCACTTTCGCTTTCAAGCACCTTGTACGTTTTTTCCTTTTCATCGAGCATATCGTCTACAACACGTTCGTTATCGACATATATTGCGATTCTTGCATAATTCTCGTCATTGCCCGCTGTCGATGCAAAGTCGCCTATAACGGTGATTTCGAGTTTTTTACCCGTGAAAATGAATTCCGCACCCGCACCGGAAAATGCCGCCCACAGCGTATCGTTATATAAATAGGTTCTTCCGATTGTTTTTACGGATTTATCGTTTAATACAATTGCCTTTCTGTTGTTCATGGTTGCTCCTCGCTTATAATTCTTATTTTATCGGGTTAATTTCAGCCTTAATCTGCGCTTAACTCTTTTATCGACATTGCGGTACGGAACAGTTCGTCCCTGCCAAAACCGGTCGCTGTGATATGGAACATATACTCGCCGTTATCCCACATAAGAAATGCCATACCTTTTTTGGAAACGCAATACATCGCACTTTTATCCCCCAGTTCGACTTTTTCGGGAGGAATCTGCGCATCCTCCGTTCCAAGCTGTGCATTTTCCATCTGTGATCTTGTACATTGAGTAAAAATCAGCTGTTTGCCGTGCTTATTTATGTATTCGACAATATAGGCATATTCGGTTTTTTCTATAAGCCGTGTGGCGTATGCGGTTTTGTCGAGATCAGGCTCATAATACCGTGTGATACACTGAGGCGAATTCTCGGCATCGCTTATCAGTATGACCGAGTATTTGTCATTTTCCTTGACCGCAAACGTATCCCAGTGCTTCAGCAGGATAGTTCCGCCTGTTGCCAGAGCGGCAGTAGCGGCTATTATCACAGCAATTGCCAGCCTCAGCTTTACTCTGCGGTGCCTTACCGTTTTTGCGGTGTCGGTATATGATTTGCTTATCATTTTTTTCATCCGTCTGTCGAATCCGGATCTTATCCTTGAATTCGGGAGCATCTCAAAAACAGACAGCTCGGACAGATAATCGCTTTTTAACGCTATAGCGATTTTTTCATCGTTGGTCATATATTTTCATCCTTTGTATCGAGCAGGATTTTTCTTATTCTTGAAACATACGCATAAACCGTATTTGTGTTGATATTCAGCATTTCTCCTATCTCTTTCGGGCTTAGCCGCTGTACAAAAAACAGGAATGCTATGTTTTTCAGTCTTGGCGGCAGCTGTCTTAGGTTTTTGATAATCTGTTCATATGTCGCATTGCTGTTTTCAAGATCCGTATAGTTGTCCTTGAACGGAATATCCTTGTCCTCAAGCTCTTCATCGTTGTGATTTCTGCGTATCATATCAAGACAGACATTTTTGGTGATAACGGTTATATAGGATTTTGTTTTTCTGGAATACGGATTGTTTATCTTGTCAAGATTGTCAATAATCCTCACGAATGAATCCTGGACAGCGTCCTCGGCATCTTCACGCTTTCCGAGGATCGACATACTGATATTGTACATAAATTGCTTATATGTATTGTAAAGCTGTATTATCAGTTCTTTATCGGTCGGTGAATCGACCGTTGCGATTAATGATGATAGCAAAATTTCACACTCCGATTTATATTATATTTCAATTGTATCATTACATCGGCTTAATGTCAATATAATAAGGAAAAATGCCCCCGTTAAGACAGGGGCATCAGACTGTAGAAAAAGTCTGTTTTTTCAAAAAGTGCTTGTTCAACCCCTATCCCCAAACCCCTTCCCAGTGGGAAGGGGCTGAGTGTGGGGCTGCCGCCCTCACCCCGCTTGGGGCTACGCCCCAAACCCCATTTTTAAAAATTATGTAGGTTTTTCGACAAACTAATGCCCCCGTTAAGACGGGGGCATACATTGCTTATTTATCTGTTTCAGGCGTTTTCTGCATCCTTGAAGGAGAACTGACTTACCAGCTTCTGAAGCGTCTGTGCCTGTGCCGAAAGCTCTTCGGATGCGGCGGCGCTTTCTTCGGCAGTAGCCGAGTTTGTCTGTACAACATTTGAAATCTGTTCTACGCCTATATTGACCTGCTTTACCATATCCGTCTGTTCAAGGCTTGCACCTGCAATCTTGTTTACTATATCGCTGACACCGCCCGATCTTGCTTCAACCTCGGCAACAGCCTGAGCGGTTTCATTTGTGATATTGTTACCGTTTTCAACAGCGGCAATTGCACGTTCGATAAGAACAGTCGTATCATGAGCCGCATCGGCAGATTTACCTGCAAGGTTTCTTACTTCGTCGGCAACTACGGCAAATCCCTTGCCGGCTTCACCTACTCTTGCGGCTTCAACTGCGGCGTTGAGTGCAAGAATATTTGTCTGGAACGCAATATCCTCGATAGTCTGGATAATCTTGCTTATCTCTGCCGAAGCATCGCTGATATCCTGCATAGCACTTGTAAGGCTGTTCATCTTGTCATTAGCCGCACTGATATACTCGGCTGTTTCATCAACAAGCTGTCTGCCTTTCTGGCAATCTTCCGTTGTAGCCTCAATATGAGCATTGATATTGTGGATAGTAGCGGCAAGCTCTTCTACAGATGCCGCCTGTTCGGTAGCACCCTGAGCGAGTGACTGAGCGCCTGCAGATACCTGCTGTGAACCGCTGGATACCTGATCGCCTGCGATGCTTATCTGGCTTAAAGTATCATTGAGCTTTGTGTTGATATTTCTTACAGATTCAATAAGTACCTTGTAATCGCCTCGGTATGTATTATCGGCATCTTTACTGTGCACATTAAAGTTGCCATGAGCCATATTGCTCAGGATATTGCCGATATCGCTGATCATAGCATTTTGTTCATTTACTACCTTTGCGGCAGACTTTGCGAGTATCTTGACTTCATCGTGTGATTTAACCATAGGTACAGGACTTGTAAGATCGCCCTCGGAGAGCTTTTCGATACGCTCAGCGCAGAGCTTTATAGGCTTGCCTATCTTACGGCTGATAAGTCCTGCGACTATACCGCCTACTACAGCTGATGCGGCACAGATTATCGCAAGCACCAGAAGTCCCTTAAGACAATGTATTGTATAATCACTGTTGTATGTTGTTACTGCGATAGACCAGCCGTTTGTTTCGGGTATGGGTGCATATCCTATATGTTTTGCGATGCCGTTTGATGTGTACTCGGCTGAGCCTGTTTCACCGGCCTCCATTTTTTCGTGTGTCTGAGCAAGTGCCGCATAGCTTGAATCTTCCTCGGCTTTTTTCTGGATGTTCTCTCCGTCCTTGACAAGCTGCATATCAAAATCAGCGATCGTGTTACCGTTCTTGTCGATTATGTATGAAGCGCCGTTTTCGTTTATCTTGAGCGCACGGACAATATCATTCAGAAATTCCTCGTTAGGTACGAAATATACACAGCCCTCAACTTCCGAGTTAAGCACGCCGTTCTTCCATAAAGGAGCGGCGATTATAACGCTTAACTTGCCGTTTGATCTGCCTATCATAGGCTCTGTTATTGTTGTTTTGCCCTCAAGAGCCGCCTTGAAATATTCACGATCGGAATATTCGTTGCCGTTTGACGCCTGACCGTTTTTATCAATCACAGTTCCTCTGTCAAGACCAAAGGTTGAAGCAATCGAGTCTATTTCGCTTTGCTTCTGACCTTTGGAATATACTAACGATGATAATTTCGGGTTGCAGCCTGCCTGTATTGCGACATTAAGCATTGATTTCAGTTCCCAGGAAACTCTGTCTGCGGCTACTATAGCCGTTTCTGTGAGCGTCTGATCGGTCAACGCTTTTGTGGTGCTGTAAATGATTCCTACAGATGCAAATGTCGCCACAAGAAGCGAGATGATTATAAGTAATACTGTAAACAGTGTCATTTTTTTGCTGATAGATTTCATAAGTGTCTGCCTCGATTCCGTACCCTTGCAAAAGGTACAATTTTAGTTAGCATTTTTATTATAGCACTTGCAGTAAAAAAATGCAATATTTCACTGCTTATTTTGGCGATATTAACAAAAATGTGGTGCGAATTTTTAGCGCCACACCAAATTTGCAAAATATTAGATTTTTGCATGGACATTTATCTTCACTGCGGTGTATTATGTATGAAGATGTACATTTTCGGCAAAAAGAAAAAAGGGAGGGGTTTTATGTCGGATTATTCTTCTGAAAATATAAGAGAAATATATGAGCGGCACTTTGTCACAGTGTACAGAGTGTGCTTTATGTACCTCAGAAATGTACACGATACTGAGGACGCAGTACATAATACTTTTATGAAACTGATTGAAAAGCAAAAGTGCTTTGAAAGTACCGAGCATGAAAAAGCATGGCTGATACGGGTATCTCAGAACGTATGCAAGAATATGCTCAGGGCGAACAGCAGGCGGTGTGAATCACCGACAGGAGATATTGCAGTGAATGACAGCTCTGCGGTAAGCGATGTAATGATTGAACTGTCGGCTCTTCCCGATGAGCTTAAGATACCCGTGTATCTGTTCTATTGTGACGGCTATAACAGTAAAGAGATCGGCAGTATGCTTCACATAAGCGCATCGGCGGTGCGTTCAAGGCTGCAGAAAGCGAGAGAGCGTTTAAAAGAGCATTTAGGCTCGGAAAGGAGTATAGTATGAGTATCAGAAACGAATTTGAGAAAATCGATCCTACGGAAAAGCAGAAAAAAGATATTTTCAGACGTATAGAAGAAAGCAGTAAGGTAAAGACGGATTTCAGGCATCAGGTTATTCGTTATACATCGATAGCGGCTGCGGCAGTATTGGTTGTCGGAACGGCGGCAGTCGGCGTGCATTTTGTGACAAAGGGCAACGGTATTGATTACACCGTCAGCGGCAGTTCATCGGGTGCTGACAGCGCTGTCGATGCTTCTGCAAGCAAAGCGGATTACAGCAAAGACAATGTTCAGGACGGAGAAAATATCTCGAATGTCAAAGACAGTTTAACAGACAGCTCAGGCTCTGAAAACTCAGCAGGGTCATCTGCCGATTACGATTATGCCGTTATAAACGATGATGTTATGTGGGGAATAGGAAAAACCGTTTATGAAATCGAAGAAAAATATGGCACTGTAACGGCGGAAAACGACAACGTGTATACATTTGAAAACGGATATGGAAAATACACATTCGGTGACAGCTGCGAAGCCATTTGTGAAATTTCGGTAAGGAATTTTCTTGTCGGCGATATTTCAACGGTCACACTTGAGAATTTCGCTTCAAAGTGCGGTTTTGAAGCTGTGACGCTTAGCAATGGCAATGACTCCGACACGAAGTACGACGGCTTGAAAACAACATACTACAAGCATCCGTCCTACGATAATGTGACTTTTATTATGCTCTGCAAGGAAAGCGGATTTGACGAAACCGCCACATTTGACATTCGCTGCGATGATGCGGCTGATACCAAAACACAGCCTGAAATAACAACGGACGATAACGGAAATTGCCTTATCAACAAGGCGTTTCATGATAAAATAATGAATGATGAACTTACCGATGACGAATTCACAAAGTTGATTTCGTATGTGTATACGGGTGATATAAGCATCAATGAACAACCGAATTCGCTTGTAAAAGCAAGAACCGAATATAACAAAACGATACAGCGGACGTTCAACAGATTTATATTGTCCGGCGGATATGAAAATGACGATGAATGGCATATTACACCTGCGACACCGGGCAACTGCCATAGTATGAAAGAATGGTACGAT
This window of the [Eubacterium] siraeum genome carries:
- a CDS encoding GDSL-type esterase/lipase family protein produces the protein MNNRKAIVLNDKSVKTIGRTYLYNDTLWAAFSGAGAEFIFTGKKLEITVIGDFASTAGNDENYARIAIYVDNERVVDDMLDEKEKTYKVLESESAECRNVRIIKLSECAMSTFGIKPVMIAEDEKIEPAPAKNIKMEFIGDSITCGYGVDDPDKEHHFKTATEDVTKAYAYKTALALNADYSMVSVSGYGIISGFTNDGNKIPQQTIPQYYDKLGFSYNKFADSITVSETEWDFERYKPDIIVINLGTNDMNYATTDERKAEFEDGYLDFLKKVRSLNPDSYIFQTYGVMGTSLEENIENVRRKYMSETGNERITFIPLTMQDEDADGIVADWHPSPKTHSLVSQKVTAAIKETLGYK
- a CDS encoding DUF4367 domain-containing protein, yielding MTNDEKIAIALKSDYLSELSVFEMLPNSRIRSGFDRRMKKMISKSYTDTAKTVRHRRVKLRLAIAVIIAATAALATGGTILLKHWDTFAVKENDKYSVILISDAENSPQCITRYYEPDLDKTAYATRLIEKTEYAYIVEYINKHGKQLIFTQCTRSQMENAQLGTEDAQIPPEKVELGDKSAMYCVSKKGMAFLMWDNGEYMFHITATGFGRDELFRTAMSIKELSAD
- a CDS encoding sigma-70 family RNA polymerase sigma factor encodes the protein MLSSLIATVDSPTDKELIIQLYNTYKQFMYNISMSILGKREDAEDAVQDSFVRIIDNLDKINNPYSRKTKSYITVITKNVCLDMIRRNHNDEELEDKDIPFKDNYTDLENSNATYEQIIKNLRQLPPRLKNIAFLFFVQRLSPKEIGEMLNINTNTVYAYVSRIRKILLDTKDENI
- a CDS encoding methyl-accepting chemotaxis protein; protein product: MTLFTVLLIIISLLVATFASVGIIYSTTKALTDQTLTETAIVAADRVSWELKSMLNVAIQAGCNPKLSSLVYSKGQKQSEIDSIASTFGLDRGTVIDKNGQASNGNEYSDREYFKAALEGKTTITEPMIGRSNGKLSVIIAAPLWKNGVLNSEVEGCVYFVPNEEFLNDIVRALKINENGASYIIDKNGNTIADFDMQLVKDGENIQKKAEEDSSYAALAQTHEKMEAGETGSAEYTSNGIAKHIGYAPIPETNGWSIAVTTYNSDYTIHCLKGLLVLAIICAASAVVGGIVAGLISRKIGKPIKLCAERIEKLSEGDLTSPVPMVKSHDEVKILAKSAAKVVNEQNAMISDIGNILSNMAHGNFNVHSKDADNTYRGDYKVLIESVRNINTKLNDTLSQISIAGDQVSSGSQQVSAGAQSLAQGATEQAASVEELAATIHNINAHIEATTEDCQKGRQLVDETAEYISAANDKMNSLTSAMQDISDASAEISKIIQTIEDIAFQTNILALNAAVEAARVGEAGKGFAVVADEVRNLAGKSADAAHDTTVLIERAIAAVENGNNITNETAQAVAEVEARSGGVSDIVNKIAGASLEQTDMVKQVNIGVEQISNVVQTNSATAEESAAASEELSAQAQTLQKLVSQFSFKDAENA
- a CDS encoding RNA polymerase sigma factor; amino-acid sequence: MSDYSSENIREIYERHFVTVYRVCFMYLRNVHDTEDAVHNTFMKLIEKQKCFESTEHEKAWLIRVSQNVCKNMLRANSRRCESPTGDIAVNDSSAVSDVMIELSALPDELKIPVYLFYCDGYNSKEIGSMLHISASAVRSRLQKARERLKEHLGSERSIV